A single genomic interval of Dysidea avara chromosome 8, odDysAvar1.4, whole genome shotgun sequence harbors:
- the LOC136263763 gene encoding uncharacterized protein, whose product MLLQLSKEVFVSLSVTDEQAMAIELATRTQRLSSDWYSQRQGRITASLFHDVFTFKEKNSPDSLIKRLLCNVDITHILAIKWGVEKEDTARREYIAKMSSLHQGFRCTLTGLVVNPQYPFLGASPDALVECSCCGGQGIVEIKCPFSGKGTHPSQLHRLKNSFLNETGLRQNHKHYTQVQGQLVVSCKQYCDFVVWTPKGILIERMEVNSNFTESLIKKLTKFYVEIVTRNPNSQCIRCK is encoded by the coding sequence ATGTTGCTTCAGTTGTCAAAAGAAGTGTTTGTAAGCTTGTCTGTTACTGATGAGCAAGCTATGGCCATTGAATTAGCAACACGCACCCAAAGGCTAAGCAGTGACTGGTATAGTCAACGACAAGGTCGTATTACTGCTTCTTTGTTCCACGATGTCTTCACTTTCAAGGAAAAAAATAGTCCTGATAGTCTTATAAAGAGGTTGCTATGTAATGTGGACATCACTCACATTCTGGCCATTAAATGGGGAGTTGAAAAAGAAGACACAGCAAGGAGAGAATACATTGCCAAAATGTCATCATTACATCAAGGATTCCGGTGTACATTGACTGGGTTGGTTGTTAACCCCCAATATCCTTTTTTGGGTGCAAGCCCAGATGCATTGGTAGAATGTAGTTGCTGTGGTGGACAAGGAATTGTGGAGATTAAGTGCCCATTTTCGGGTAAAGGTACTCACCCATCACAGCTTCACAGACTGAAAAACTCATTTTTAAATGAAACTGGGCTTCGTCAGAATCACAAACATTATACACAGGTACAAGGACAGCTTGTAGTTAGCTGCAAACAGTACTGTGATTTTGTTGTATGGACACCCAAGGGAATTCTAATAGAGCGAATGGAAGTAAATTCTAACTTCACTGAAAGTTTGATTAAAAAGCTAACGAAGTTTTATGTAGAAATTGTTACCAGAAATCCTAACTCGCAATGTATTAGATGCAAGTGA